In a genomic window of Aquila chrysaetos chrysaetos chromosome Z, bAquChr1.4, whole genome shotgun sequence:
- the SNAPC3 gene encoding snRNA-activating protein complex subunit 3 isoform X2: MFFSSETFNCCSLSLSYSSPRCSLNTMASVFPSTITECTDCICLACREFCVWGHSGIPCLGLSGVSIDMLMSSDKEKDPDVIPEDSSLLTLRIRKKALERREETIIVDRACRQETLAYEMESHAIGKRPDNPTDLVEEGELLLTLNIYYPVIFQKHKDHKPYQTVLVLGSQKLTELRDSISCVSDLQIGGEFSSQTDQAPEHISKELYKSAFFYFEGIFYNDKRYPECRDLSRTIIEWSESHDRGYGNLQSVTMEDYTFNDLSLKIGFPYLFCHQGNCEHIIIITDVRLIHHDDCLDRNLYPLLIKKHWLCTRKCFVCKMYTARWVTNKDSLAPEDPCFFCDVCFRMLHYDVEGNKLGEFLAYPYVDPGIFN; this comes from the exons atgtttttttcaagtgagACCTTCAATTGTTGTTCCTTGTCACTCTCCTACAGTTCACCTCGGTGTTCCTTAAACACTATGGCCAGTGTTTTCCCCTCTACCATAACTGAATGCACTGACTGTATTTGTCTTGCGTGCAGGGAGTTTTGTGTGTGGGGACACAGTGGAATCCCATGCTTGGGGCTGTCAGGAGTGAG CATTGATATGTTAATGTCTTCTGATAAAGAAAAGGACCCAGATGTTATTCCTGAAGATAGCAGTCTGCTAACTCTTCG AATTAGAAAGAAGGCAttagagaggagagaagaaacaattaTTGTGGATCGGGCTTGCAGACAAGAAACTCTTGCCTATGAGATG gaGTCACATGCAATTGGAAAGAGGCCAGACAATCCAACAGATCTAGTTGAGGAGGGAGAACTACTTTTAACTCTGAACATCTACTATCCTGTCATATTTCAGAAG CATAAAGATCACAAACCATATCAGACAGTGCTTGTACTGGGCAGCCAGAAGCTCACCGAGCTGAGAGACTCAATTTCCTGCGTCAGTGACCTCCAGATAGGTGGTGAGTTCAGCAGTCAGACCGATCAAGCACCAGAGCACATCAGCAAG GAGCTCTACAagtctgctttcttttattttgaaggcatCTTTTATAATGATAAAAGATACCCAGAGTGCAGAGATCTGAGCAG aacaaTTATTGAGTGGTCAGAATCTCATGACAGAGGCTATGGAAATCTTCAATCTGTTACAATGGAGGACTACACATTTAATGATTTGTCCCTGAAAATTGGCTTTCCATACCTTTTCTGCCACCAAGGGAACTGTGAGCACATCATTATCATCACAGATGTAAG GCTCATTCATCATGATGACTGCCTGGACAGGAACCTCTATCCCTTGCTAATAAAGAAACACTGGTTATGTACCAGAAAATGCTTTGTGTGCAAAATGTATACAGCCAG GTGGGTAACCAACAAAGACAGTCTGGCACCAGAGGAtccttgtttcttctgtgatgTTTGTTTTCGGATGCTCCATTATGATGTGGAAGGCAATAAACTGGGGGAGTTTCTTGCATATCCTTATGTGGATCCTGGGATTTTCAATTGA
- the SNAPC3 gene encoding snRNA-activating protein complex subunit 3 isoform X1, protein MAAVEAAGPAAAPDYEAAELYTRVFRVGALGRCWRQQLGPPDLSLAAEAAAAELGCAAAELGCAAETAAELRAVCSIDMLMSSDKEKDPDVIPEDSSLLTLRIRKKALERREETIIVDRACRQETLAYEMESHAIGKRPDNPTDLVEEGELLLTLNIYYPVIFQKHKDHKPYQTVLVLGSQKLTELRDSISCVSDLQIGGEFSSQTDQAPEHISKELYKSAFFYFEGIFYNDKRYPECRDLSRTIIEWSESHDRGYGNLQSVTMEDYTFNDLSLKIGFPYLFCHQGNCEHIIIITDVRLIHHDDCLDRNLYPLLIKKHWLCTRKCFVCKMYTARWVTNKDSLAPEDPCFFCDVCFRMLHYDVEGNKLGEFLAYPYVDPGIFN, encoded by the exons ATGGCGGCGGTggaggcggcggggcccgcGGCCGCGCCCGACTACGAGGCGGCGGAGCTGTACACCCGCGTCTTCCGCGTGGGCGCCCTCGGCCGCTGCTGGCGGCAGCAGCTGGGGCCGCCCGACCTCTCGCtggcggcggaggcggcggcggcggagctgGGCTGCGCGGCGGCGGAGCTGGGCTGCGCGGCGGAGACGGCGGCCGAGCTGCGGGCGGTGTGCAG CATTGATATGTTAATGTCTTCTGATAAAGAAAAGGACCCAGATGTTATTCCTGAAGATAGCAGTCTGCTAACTCTTCG AATTAGAAAGAAGGCAttagagaggagagaagaaacaattaTTGTGGATCGGGCTTGCAGACAAGAAACTCTTGCCTATGAGATG gaGTCACATGCAATTGGAAAGAGGCCAGACAATCCAACAGATCTAGTTGAGGAGGGAGAACTACTTTTAACTCTGAACATCTACTATCCTGTCATATTTCAGAAG CATAAAGATCACAAACCATATCAGACAGTGCTTGTACTGGGCAGCCAGAAGCTCACCGAGCTGAGAGACTCAATTTCCTGCGTCAGTGACCTCCAGATAGGTGGTGAGTTCAGCAGTCAGACCGATCAAGCACCAGAGCACATCAGCAAG GAGCTCTACAagtctgctttcttttattttgaaggcatCTTTTATAATGATAAAAGATACCCAGAGTGCAGAGATCTGAGCAG aacaaTTATTGAGTGGTCAGAATCTCATGACAGAGGCTATGGAAATCTTCAATCTGTTACAATGGAGGACTACACATTTAATGATTTGTCCCTGAAAATTGGCTTTCCATACCTTTTCTGCCACCAAGGGAACTGTGAGCACATCATTATCATCACAGATGTAAG GCTCATTCATCATGATGACTGCCTGGACAGGAACCTCTATCCCTTGCTAATAAAGAAACACTGGTTATGTACCAGAAAATGCTTTGTGTGCAAAATGTATACAGCCAG GTGGGTAACCAACAAAGACAGTCTGGCACCAGAGGAtccttgtttcttctgtgatgTTTGTTTTCGGATGCTCCATTATGATGTGGAAGGCAATAAACTGGGGGAGTTTCTTGCATATCCTTATGTGGATCCTGGGATTTTCAATTGA